The Flammeovirgaceae bacterium genome contains a region encoding:
- a CDS encoding DUF4199 domain-containing protein has product MLRSLALISIRWGAIASVLAVSLMITMFYLGRHPLMVAPFLDFRIILYGIFIFFSLREFRDYHQDGALYFWQGMAGSFIMVAVAGLLGALFFWIFGTLESEFVPSYVRQMTDYLKNFPEEDIQRIGKEVYESNLKSLPSTNMAQLASTYLAQSFVIGLLVSIIMSVILRKQPKTN; this is encoded by the coding sequence ATGTTGCGGAGTTTGGCACTTATTTCAATTCGCTGGGGAGCTATTGCCTCGGTGCTGGCCGTGTCGCTGATGATAACCATGTTCTACCTGGGGCGGCACCCGCTTATGGTGGCTCCGTTTCTTGATTTTCGCATTATCCTGTACGGCATTTTTATTTTCTTTTCCCTGCGCGAATTCCGCGATTATCACCAGGATGGGGCCTTGTATTTCTGGCAGGGTATGGCCGGCAGTTTTATAATGGTAGCCGTGGCAGGCCTGCTGGGCGCTTTGTTCTTTTGGATTTTCGGTACCCTGGAAAGCGAATTTGTGCCTTCCTATGTTCGGCAAATGACCGACTACCTTAAAAACTTTCCTGAGGAGGATATCCAGCGCATCGGAAAAGAGGTTTATGAAAGTAATTTAAAAAGCCTTCCATCGACTAACATGGCGCAACTGGCCTCCACCTACCTGGCCCAAAGCTTCGTAATCGGCCTGCTTGTAAGCATTATAATGTCAGTCATCTTACGAAAACAACCTAAAACAAATTAG
- a CDS encoding DUF4199 domain-containing protein, with product MEENTSSPTLVNHAIKWGAILAGVTTVLVMLLYAVDYTLMAGFTFIIIATVLGIGMVIYAGINYRNQIGGYIPFGKAYLHGLLVFAVAGVISTAFSFLLYFVIDPDLPGNMVDAIIANTEKTMENWGAPPDAIEEQIEKMREDMPQNFTAFGLVKGYFTGLIWYIILSLITGLIVKKNQPEMV from the coding sequence ATGGAAGAGAACACCTCATCACCAACCCTTGTAAATCATGCTATTAAATGGGGCGCTATCCTGGCCGGTGTAACTACGGTATTGGTTATGCTGCTGTATGCCGTTGATTACACCTTAATGGCAGGCTTCACATTTATCATCATTGCAACTGTATTGGGCATCGGCATGGTAATTTATGCGGGAATAAATTACCGCAATCAAATTGGCGGTTACATCCCATTTGGAAAGGCCTACCTTCATGGCCTTCTGGTTTTTGCTGTTGCCGGAGTGATCTCCACAGCGTTTTCGTTTTTACTGTATTTTGTTATTGATCCCGACTTACCCGGTAACATGGTTGATGCCATTATTGCCAATACCGAAAAGACCATGGAAAACTGGGGGGCGCCTCCAGATGCCATCGAAGAGCAGATTGAAAAAATGCGTGAAGATATGCCGCAAAACTTTACTGCATTCGGATTAGTTAAAGGCTATTTTACCGGATTAATCTGGTATATTATCTTGTCGCTGATTACCGGCCTGATTGTAAAGAAAAACCAGCCGGAAATGGTGTAA
- a CDS encoding glycosyltransferase family 2 protein has protein sequence MSNLNISLVIPVLDEEESLNELTQWISRVMEAHGLSYEVLFVDDGSTDNSWQQIVLLSQASPNIKGIRFNRNYGKSAALQTGFRAAQGEVIITMDADLQDSPDEIPALYNMIKQEGYHLVSGWKKKRNDPLSKTVPSKFFNAVTRRLSGINLHDFNCGLKAYDKAVVKHISVYGEMHRYIPVIAKWAGFKKIGEKVVEHRERKYGHTKFGFERFVRGFLDLLTITFVGRFALRPMHFFGTLGILSFLAGFVFTAKLFWDKIDSVYFSHIPLKRDITQQPIFYLALVAVVIGVQLFVTGFLAELITRQSLSKKDYLVIDRVGMDELPAGKMKVVG, from the coding sequence ATGAGTAATCTGAATATATCGCTTGTCATTCCAGTACTGGACGAAGAGGAGTCGCTGAACGAACTGACTCAATGGATAAGCCGTGTGATGGAAGCGCACGGCTTATCCTATGAGGTGCTGTTTGTGGATGACGGCAGCACCGATAACTCATGGCAGCAAATTGTATTGCTGAGTCAGGCCAGTCCCAATATTAAAGGCATTCGGTTTAACCGTAACTATGGTAAATCGGCTGCGTTGCAAACGGGCTTTCGTGCCGCACAGGGCGAAGTAATTATCACGATGGATGCCGACCTGCAGGACAGCCCTGATGAAATACCCGCTCTGTACAACATGATTAAGCAGGAGGGCTACCACCTGGTATCGGGCTGGAAGAAAAAACGCAACGACCCGCTTAGTAAGACCGTACCGTCTAAATTTTTCAATGCCGTTACACGCAGGTTGTCGGGTATCAACCTGCACGATTTTAACTGCGGCCTGAAAGCGTACGATAAAGCCGTGGTAAAGCACATCTCGGTGTATGGCGAAATGCACCGGTACATACCCGTTATAGCCAAGTGGGCCGGCTTTAAAAAAATTGGCGAAAAGGTGGTGGAGCACCGCGAGCGCAAATACGGCCATACCAAGTTCGGCTTTGAACGGTTTGTGCGCGGCTTCCTCGATTTGCTTACCATAACCTTTGTAGGCCGTTTTGCCTTGCGGCCGATGCATTTTTTCGGAACGCTCGGCATTCTTTCTTTTCTGGCCGGATTTGTTTTTACCGCTAAACTTTTCTGGGATAAGATTGACTCGGTTTATTTCTCTCACATTCCGCTAAAGCGTGATATTACCCAGCAACCCATATTTTACCTGGCGCTGGTAGCCGTAGTGATCGGGGTGCAGCTTTTTGTAACCGGCTTTTTGGCCGAACTGATTACGCGCCAGTCGCTTTCAAAGAAAGATTACCTTGTGATTGACCGGGTGGGTATGGATGAATTGCCTGCCGGCAAAATGAAGGTGGTAGGTTAA
- the pyrC gene encoding dihydroorotase produces the protein MKVLIQSAKILDPNSPFHKKIRNVVVQNGRVTDIGEKNYQADKVIKAEGMLLSPGWFDLGTYVGDPGFEHKEDLESVAKAAMAGGFTEIAVLPNTQPAIQSKNDVTYLTSANSSRLVHVHALAAVTRNTKGEELTEMMDLHQAGAVGFTDGLKTIWNTDIFLKALQYLQQFNGVLIDHPEDIWLNMFGQMHEGVQSTMLGLKGMPRLAEEVAIHRNLDLLQYAGGRLHIARLSSARSVNLLRSAKKKLPVTCDIAAYQPLLDDTMLAGFDTNYKVNPPLREKRDNDALIRGLNDGTIDVICSGHLPQDIESKNVEFDHAEPGIINLQTMGANLVALAELVKWEVLIEKVTVAPRKVLGLELPIVDVDAKANLTLFDPERTWTFDENSNFSKSVNSPWYGKPIKGKAVAVFNNGRQRIDD, from the coding sequence ATGAAAGTACTTATTCAGTCTGCCAAAATTCTCGACCCCAACTCACCTTTTCATAAAAAAATACGAAACGTTGTTGTTCAAAACGGTCGCGTAACCGATATCGGTGAAAAAAATTACCAGGCCGATAAAGTGATAAAAGCCGAGGGCATGCTGCTGAGCCCCGGGTGGTTTGACCTGGGCACGTATGTTGGCGACCCGGGCTTTGAGCACAAAGAAGACCTGGAGTCGGTAGCCAAGGCCGCCATGGCCGGAGGGTTTACCGAAATAGCCGTACTGCCCAATACCCAGCCGGCCATTCAAAGCAAAAACGATGTTACCTACCTGACCAGTGCCAACAGCAGCCGCCTGGTACACGTGCATGCACTAGCCGCGGTTACCCGTAACACCAAAGGGGAAGAACTGACCGAAATGATGGACCTGCACCAGGCCGGTGCCGTGGGCTTTACCGATGGACTAAAAACCATTTGGAACACTGATATTTTTCTGAAAGCCCTGCAATACCTGCAGCAGTTTAATGGTGTGCTGATTGATCATCCCGAAGACATCTGGCTGAACATGTTCGGGCAAATGCATGAAGGTGTTCAAAGCACCATGCTGGGGTTAAAAGGAATGCCGCGCCTGGCCGAAGAGGTAGCCATTCACCGCAACCTCGATTTACTTCAGTATGCCGGTGGCCGGTTGCACATCGCCCGTCTTTCATCGGCCCGATCGGTTAATCTGCTCCGGAGTGCTAAGAAAAAATTACCGGTAACCTGCGATATCGCAGCCTATCAACCCCTGCTGGATGACACTATGCTGGCCGGGTTCGATACAAATTATAAAGTGAATCCGCCCTTGCGTGAAAAACGCGATAACGATGCGCTGATCCGGGGGCTTAATGATGGTACTATCGATGTTATCTGCTCAGGCCACCTGCCACAGGATATTGAAAGCAAGAACGTGGAATTTGATCATGCCGAGCCGGGCATCATCAACCTGCAAACCATGGGCGCCAACCTGGTGGCTTTGGCTGAACTGGTAAAGTGGGAAGTACTGATTGAAAAAGTAACGGTGGCCCCGCGCAAGGTGTTAGGTCTTGAACTGCCAATCGTTGATGTAGATGCAAAAGCCAACCTTACCTTGTTTGACCCGGAGCGTACCTGGACGTTTGATGAAAATAGCAATTTCAGCAAGTCGGTAAATTCGCCATGGTACGGTAAACCGATAAAAGGAAAAGCCGTGGCTGTTTTTAATAATGGCCGGCAGCGCATTGACGATTAA